A region of Myxococcus stipitatus DSM 14675 DNA encodes the following proteins:
- the murA gene encoding UDP-N-acetylglucosamine 1-carboxyvinyltransferase, giving the protein MDKIVMKGGAELHGEVPVSGAKNAALPILASALLADGTSTFRNVPDLADVATMLKVLRTMGCGAERLEGRKKDVCEVGVNGHITPEAPYDLVKTMRASVLVLGPLVARFGRARVSMPGGCAIGARPIDQHLKGLKALGAEIHLTEGYVEARAKQLKGGTVNFDVITVTGTENVLMAAVLAKGRTVMENCAREPEIEELAKVLNKMGARIEGAGTSIITIEGVEGLTPVEHAILPDRIEAGTLLVAAAISGGNVLVKHAVPEHLDAVMDKLREAGCTLTAEAGGIRCKAPKTLTSVNITTTEHPGFPTDMQAQLMALMCVSQGTSVISENIFENRFMHVPELHRLGADITIQGHTAVVKGVKTLSGAPVMATDLRASASLILAGLRAEGRTDVSRVYHLDRGYERLERKLRALGADIRRVKAKA; this is encoded by the coding sequence ATGGACAAGATCGTGATGAAGGGCGGCGCCGAGCTGCACGGCGAGGTTCCCGTGTCGGGCGCGAAGAACGCGGCGCTGCCCATCCTGGCCTCCGCGCTGCTGGCGGATGGCACGTCCACGTTCCGCAATGTGCCGGACCTGGCCGACGTCGCCACCATGCTCAAGGTGCTGCGCACCATGGGCTGTGGCGCGGAGCGGCTGGAGGGCCGCAAGAAGGACGTCTGCGAGGTGGGCGTCAACGGCCACATCACCCCGGAGGCGCCGTACGACCTGGTCAAGACGATGCGCGCCAGCGTGCTCGTGCTGGGGCCGCTCGTCGCGCGCTTCGGGCGGGCCCGGGTGTCCATGCCGGGCGGGTGCGCCATCGGCGCGCGGCCCATCGACCAGCACCTCAAGGGCCTCAAGGCGCTGGGCGCGGAAATCCACCTGACGGAGGGCTACGTGGAGGCCCGCGCCAAGCAGCTCAAGGGCGGCACCGTCAACTTCGACGTCATCACCGTCACGGGCACGGAGAACGTGCTGATGGCGGCCGTGCTGGCCAAGGGCCGCACCGTGATGGAGAACTGCGCCCGCGAGCCTGAAATCGAGGAGCTGGCCAAGGTCCTCAACAAGATGGGCGCGCGCATCGAAGGCGCCGGCACGTCCATCATCACCATCGAGGGCGTGGAGGGCCTCACCCCCGTGGAGCACGCCATCCTCCCGGACCGCATCGAGGCGGGCACGCTGCTCGTGGCGGCGGCCATCTCCGGCGGCAACGTGCTGGTGAAGCACGCGGTGCCCGAGCACCTGGACGCCGTCATGGACAAGCTGCGCGAGGCGGGGTGCACGCTGACCGCGGAGGCCGGGGGCATCCGGTGCAAGGCGCCCAAGACGCTCACCTCGGTGAACATCACCACCACCGAGCACCCGGGCTTCCCCACCGACATGCAGGCGCAGCTCATGGCCCTCATGTGTGTGAGCCAGGGAACATCTGTCATCAGCGAGAACATCTTCGAGAACCGCTTCATGCACGTGCCGGAGCTGCACCGTCTGGGCGCGGACATCACCATCCAGGGACACACCGCGGTGGTGAAGGGCGTGAAGACGCTGAGCGGCGCGCCCGTCATGGCCACGGACCTGCGGGCAAGCGCTTCGCTCATCCTGGCGGGCCTGCGCGCCGAGGGGCGCACGGACGTCAGCCGCGTCTACCACCTGGACCGGGGCTATGAGCGACTGGAGCGCAAGCTGCGTGCCCTGGGTGCGGACATCCGGCGCGTCAAGGCGAAGGCCTGA
- a CDS encoding zf-TFIIB domain-containing protein yields the protein MDCPSCNVEMTDLAGDEQTLRKCGECGGLWTDAADLNRLLLHNNLPGLESQGGKVDTQALTGQCPDCKVDLVRVDGGDRQHPLHYDTCESCGGIFLESEFQDATNVDVATKEIIDFFRHFSGKRKQAAL from the coding sequence ATGGATTGCCCCAGCTGCAACGTCGAGATGACCGATCTCGCGGGGGATGAACAGACGTTGCGAAAGTGTGGAGAGTGCGGCGGGCTGTGGACGGACGCCGCGGACCTGAACCGGCTCCTCCTCCACAACAACCTCCCCGGGCTGGAGAGCCAGGGCGGCAAGGTCGACACGCAGGCTCTGACGGGCCAATGCCCGGACTGCAAGGTCGACCTGGTACGCGTCGACGGTGGAGACCGGCAGCACCCACTCCACTACGACACCTGCGAGTCCTGCGGTGGCATCTTCCTGGAATCGGAGTTCCAGGACGCGACGAACGTCGACGTCGCCACCAAGGAGATCATCGACTTCTTCCGCCACTTCAGCGGCAAGCGGAAGCAAGCCGCCCTCTGA
- a CDS encoding NADase-type glycan-binding domain-containing protein — protein MVRIPLVLSLLATAAVAASNAPPGYAQASDYLERERQPERYSPLHLLDGRDTTAWCASGATPAPVTIGFKDVVSIDEVRVYTGDGTDRASYKAHARAKKLTLTSVSSAKSLKVEDKRGLQVVPISPALTGNRFTLEVVERFAGAREGAPVCVTDLVFYSGGKALNGTWLAPRLRYDARLAPLLGTWFGGLEGAPDRFLSLFVDGTFRFAYEPLEGGEPSSVTGSYALSGTRLTLEVPNKGRVTARLQRAAPEGSSPAGATLELEGAVAEEWGRAFRGQP, from the coding sequence ATGGTCCGCATCCCCCTCGTCCTGTCGCTGCTGGCGACCGCCGCCGTTGCCGCGTCCAACGCTCCCCCCGGCTACGCCCAGGCCTCCGACTATCTGGAGCGCGAGCGCCAACCCGAGCGCTACTCACCCCTCCACCTGCTCGATGGCCGCGACACCACCGCCTGGTGCGCCTCGGGAGCAACCCCCGCGCCCGTCACCATCGGCTTCAAGGACGTCGTCTCCATCGACGAGGTGCGCGTCTACACGGGCGATGGAACGGACCGCGCTTCATACAAGGCCCATGCGCGCGCCAAGAAGCTCACCCTCACGAGCGTGAGCTCCGCCAAGAGCCTCAAGGTCGAGGACAAGCGCGGCCTCCAGGTGGTCCCCATCAGCCCCGCCCTCACGGGCAACCGCTTCACGCTGGAGGTGGTGGAGCGCTTCGCCGGCGCGCGCGAGGGCGCTCCGGTGTGTGTCACGGACCTGGTCTTCTACTCGGGGGGCAAGGCGCTCAACGGCACGTGGCTCGCGCCGCGCCTGCGCTACGACGCTCGCCTGGCCCCCCTGCTGGGGACCTGGTTCGGCGGACTGGAAGGAGCCCCGGACCGCTTCCTGTCCCTCTTCGTCGATGGGACGTTCCGCTTCGCGTACGAGCCCCTGGAGGGCGGCGAGCCGAGCTCCGTGACGGGCAGCTACGCACTGTCCGGTACTCGACTCACGCTGGAGGTCCCCAACAAGGGACGGGTGACGGCACGCCTCCAGCGAGCCGCCCCGGAAGGCAGCAGCCCGGCTGGAGCCACACTGGAACTGGAAGGGGCGGTGGCCGAGGAGTGGGGCCGCGCATTCCGCGGCCAACCCTGA
- a CDS encoding FHA domain-containing protein: MYKGALFSIEDTRSGAVETQRVAFSERHWKREQGVVIGSAEDCDVRVSGPGITAHHARWYTGGHHIFVWVLDEDAVVTSSRGDTYRGGDTLRVDYRPFTMGPYVFSVGFD; encoded by the coding sequence ATGTACAAGGGCGCTCTCTTCAGCATCGAGGACACGCGGTCCGGCGCGGTGGAGACGCAGCGGGTGGCGTTCAGCGAGCGTCACTGGAAACGCGAGCAAGGTGTCGTCATCGGCTCCGCGGAGGACTGTGATGTCCGGGTGTCTGGCCCGGGCATCACCGCGCACCATGCCCGGTGGTACACCGGCGGGCACCACATCTTCGTCTGGGTTCTCGACGAAGACGCCGTGGTGACCTCCAGCCGAGGTGACACCTACCGAGGTGGAGACACCCTGCGCGTCGACTATCGCCCCTTCACGATGGGGCCGTATGTCTTCAGTGTCGGGTTCGACTGA
- a CDS encoding EsaB/YukD family protein — MGMMTVEVWDATGAKRQQVELPDDAPVNRVLVVLVEKMRLPRQSPDGQPMSYKFHHKASGLQLLDTQTLAEAKVQTGDVLRLQPEITAGARAP, encoded by the coding sequence ATGGGAATGATGACGGTCGAGGTCTGGGATGCGACGGGGGCCAAGCGTCAGCAGGTGGAGCTGCCCGATGACGCCCCGGTGAATCGCGTGCTGGTGGTGCTGGTGGAGAAGATGCGTCTGCCGCGCCAGAGTCCGGACGGCCAGCCGATGAGCTACAAGTTCCATCACAAGGCCAGCGGCCTCCAGCTGCTCGACACCCAGACGCTCGCGGAAGCGAAGGTCCAGACCGGTGACGTGCTGCGGCTCCAGCCTGAAATCACGGCTGGAGCACGTGCCCCGTGA
- a CDS encoding HesA/MoeB/ThiF family protein encodes MKVELSEGRFSRFELIEWWDQQRLARARVLVAGAGALGNEVLKNLALLGVGQVVVVDMDVVETSNLSRSPLFRPRDAGRAKVDAVAEGARAIYPDLRVHPLRANVVHDLGLGLFRWADVVIGALDNREARLAINRACYRVGRPWIDGAIEVLSGVARLFEPPEGPCYECTMSEQDWRLLERRRSCSLLNRQLEEIGKVPTTPTTASIIAAIQCQEAVKLLHGQPTLSGAGFVFDGLTHQSYVTRYQRNPDCMSHDPLERLEQVPRSTADVSARQALEWARAALGPGAVLEFGRELLQGLDCPGCGREERLFRPLSQVTEADGVCGACGVRRAPRLFHGLSGDEDFLDLSLAELGLPPWDVVVGRAGERVMGFELSGDRSRVLGALDKEGV; translated from the coding sequence GTGAAGGTGGAACTGAGCGAGGGGCGCTTCAGCCGCTTCGAGCTGATCGAGTGGTGGGACCAGCAGCGGCTGGCCCGTGCCCGCGTGCTCGTCGCGGGCGCCGGTGCCTTGGGCAATGAGGTGCTCAAGAACCTGGCGCTGCTGGGCGTGGGCCAGGTCGTCGTGGTGGACATGGATGTCGTCGAGACCTCCAATCTCTCTCGCTCCCCGCTGTTCCGCCCCCGGGATGCTGGCCGGGCCAAGGTGGACGCGGTCGCGGAAGGCGCACGCGCCATCTACCCGGACCTGCGGGTGCATCCGCTGCGCGCCAACGTCGTCCACGACCTGGGCCTGGGGCTGTTCCGCTGGGCGGACGTGGTCATCGGCGCGCTGGACAACCGCGAGGCCCGTCTGGCCATCAACCGCGCCTGCTACCGCGTGGGCCGGCCTTGGATTGACGGGGCCATCGAGGTGCTCTCCGGCGTCGCGCGTCTGTTCGAGCCTCCCGAGGGCCCCTGCTACGAGTGCACGATGAGCGAGCAGGACTGGCGTCTGCTCGAGCGGCGACGCTCCTGCAGCCTGCTCAACCGGCAACTGGAGGAGATTGGCAAGGTGCCGACGACGCCCACCACGGCGTCCATCATCGCCGCCATCCAGTGCCAGGAAGCCGTGAAGCTGCTGCACGGCCAGCCCACGCTGTCCGGCGCGGGCTTCGTCTTCGACGGACTCACGCACCAGTCATACGTCACCCGCTATCAGCGCAACCCGGACTGCATGAGCCATGACCCGCTGGAGCGGCTGGAGCAGGTACCCCGCTCGACAGCGGACGTCAGCGCGCGCCAGGCGCTCGAGTGGGCCCGCGCGGCGCTCGGCCCCGGCGCGGTGCTCGAGTTCGGACGCGAGCTGCTCCAGGGACTCGACTGTCCGGGCTGTGGTCGCGAGGAGCGGCTGTTCCGGCCCCTCTCCCAGGTGACCGAGGCGGATGGCGTCTGCGGCGCCTGCGGAGTGCGCCGCGCGCCCAGGCTCTTCCATGGGCTGAGCGGCGATGAAGACTTCCTGGACCTCTCGCTCGCGGAGCTCGGCTTGCCGCCGTGGGACGTGGTGGTGGGTCGAGCGGGAGAACGCGTGATGGGGTTCGAGCTGTCGGGGGACCGGTCCCGGGTGCTGGGGGCGCTGGACAAGGAGGGCGTATGA
- a CDS encoding Mov34/MPN/PAD-1 family protein, which translates to MSGAVKGAKARDSVRDFPGGAVAPEPGELRIAMEKQPYAQIIGHAVLEPDVEVCGVLVGRLLEDAHGPYLSITHVIRGEAAKQEGAQVTFTHDTWNHIHREMDSKHPDEQIVGWYHTHGGFGIFLSEMDTFIHRNFFSQPHQVAYVYDPLAGSEGFFHGMAGDLRQVRRYWLGGRERKPMGTAPAPTASTGADGGDLATAVSALSRAAVALQASAHRRTGEGIPLWALAGVAAVLVVLGYGQWFGGSSGLGSGSARRSQHMLVLDQDRATGTAVGVELIRLSPEREDVLRDRNGELYVGVPLRDAEGRPTTFLQALRGSNGGSPQSVAPTPPPSTPPVTRAPMSRAHVLLVVGGVVLTLLAGVVTALFVRARRRARKVKV; encoded by the coding sequence ATGAGCGGAGCCGTCAAGGGCGCGAAGGCGAGGGACTCCGTGCGCGACTTCCCCGGGGGCGCCGTCGCGCCGGAGCCGGGCGAGCTGCGCATCGCGATGGAGAAGCAGCCCTACGCGCAGATCATCGGCCACGCCGTGCTGGAGCCGGACGTGGAGGTCTGCGGCGTCCTGGTGGGGCGGCTCCTGGAGGATGCCCACGGTCCCTACCTGAGCATCACCCACGTGATTCGGGGTGAGGCCGCCAAGCAGGAGGGGGCCCAGGTCACCTTCACCCATGACACGTGGAATCACATCCACCGGGAGATGGACTCCAAGCACCCCGACGAGCAGATCGTCGGCTGGTATCACACGCATGGTGGCTTCGGCATCTTCCTCTCGGAGATGGACACGTTCATCCACCGCAACTTCTTCTCCCAGCCGCACCAGGTCGCGTACGTGTACGACCCGCTCGCCGGCTCCGAGGGCTTCTTCCACGGGATGGCGGGAGACTTGCGGCAGGTGCGCCGCTACTGGCTGGGAGGACGCGAGCGAAAGCCGATGGGCACCGCGCCAGCCCCCACGGCCAGCACGGGTGCCGACGGGGGTGACCTCGCGACGGCGGTGAGCGCGCTGAGCCGGGCCGCCGTGGCGCTGCAGGCCTCCGCCCACCGTCGGACGGGCGAGGGCATTCCGCTGTGGGCGCTCGCGGGAGTGGCCGCGGTGCTCGTCGTCCTGGGCTATGGCCAGTGGTTCGGTGGGTCCTCGGGGCTGGGCTCCGGGAGCGCGCGACGCTCCCAGCACATGCTCGTGCTGGACCAGGACCGCGCGACGGGGACGGCCGTGGGCGTCGAGCTCATCCGGCTCTCCCCTGAACGCGAGGACGTGCTGCGCGACCGCAACGGAGAGCTCTACGTCGGGGTGCCGCTCCGGGACGCGGAGGGACGTCCGACCACGTTCCTCCAGGCCCTGCGGGGCTCGAACGGAGGCAGTCCCCAGAGCGTCGCCCCCACCCCTCCTCCGAGCACGCCGCCCGTGACACGAGCGCCGATGTCTCGAGCCCACGTGCTGCTCGTGGTGGGGGGCGTGGTGCTGACGCTCTTGGCCGGGGTGGTCACCGCGCTCTTCGTCCGCGCCCGTCGCCGTGCACGCAAGGTCAAGGTCTGA
- a CDS encoding FHA domain-containing protein, with translation MAGVADKIVIEREELASPEVDEALSRQLSFGMAPSPERVEDSRSGFFYRSYIVLPLAGLLGALAGWAVLEPFYTDGLEFSAPVERVDSNYKTREGGPITLVRVGGQTVWVVPDATRVEKDGEAVALSDIAVGDIARVKGTPSGEGVERSVSAFEVVLSPPDPEVPAVVDLKAVERGANLFGFTLFAIIAAFVGLFIGAADGLMSRAFHRAALCGLVGMGMGAVLGLMLTLPGELAYGLGRMLVAGLGDEGVTGMNTAQLLVQMSVRGVAWALIGAAMGLGQGVALRSSKMLVNGLIGGMAGALIGGLLFDPINLLFDSDGEAWLSRGVGFGVIGVVTGLMIGLVELAAREAWIKMLTGPLAGKEFVLFKSPTTVGSSPKSDVYLFKDSDVEPSHALIHALGEGYELEDKKSASGTYVNGRRVSRVRLASGDQVRVGKTVFMLQMKEG, from the coding sequence ATGGCGGGTGTGGCCGACAAGATTGTCATTGAACGTGAGGAACTGGCTTCGCCCGAGGTGGACGAGGCCCTCTCACGGCAGCTGTCGTTTGGAATGGCGCCCTCGCCCGAGCGGGTGGAGGACTCGCGCTCGGGCTTCTTCTATCGCTCGTACATCGTGTTGCCGCTGGCGGGGCTCTTGGGGGCCCTGGCGGGATGGGCCGTGCTCGAGCCCTTCTACACGGATGGCCTCGAGTTCTCCGCGCCGGTGGAGCGGGTGGACTCGAACTACAAGACCCGGGAGGGAGGCCCCATCACCCTCGTGCGGGTCGGCGGCCAGACGGTGTGGGTGGTGCCCGACGCGACTCGGGTCGAGAAGGACGGCGAGGCCGTGGCGCTCTCGGACATCGCCGTGGGCGACATCGCGCGAGTCAAGGGCACCCCGTCGGGCGAGGGAGTCGAGCGCTCGGTGTCTGCCTTTGAAGTGGTGCTGAGTCCGCCCGACCCGGAGGTCCCAGCCGTCGTGGACCTGAAGGCCGTGGAGCGCGGGGCGAACCTCTTCGGGTTCACCCTCTTCGCCATCATCGCCGCCTTCGTGGGCCTCTTCATCGGGGCCGCGGATGGACTGATGTCTCGGGCCTTCCACCGGGCCGCCCTCTGCGGCCTCGTGGGAATGGGCATGGGCGCGGTGCTGGGGCTGATGCTCACGCTGCCGGGGGAGCTGGCCTACGGCCTGGGACGGATGCTGGTGGCGGGACTGGGCGACGAGGGCGTGACGGGCATGAACACCGCCCAGTTGCTGGTGCAGATGTCGGTGCGCGGAGTGGCCTGGGCGCTGATTGGCGCCGCGATGGGGTTGGGACAGGGTGTGGCGTTGCGCTCGTCCAAGATGCTCGTCAACGGCCTGATTGGCGGGATGGCCGGGGCGCTCATCGGCGGCTTGCTCTTCGACCCCATCAACCTGCTCTTCGACAGCGACGGTGAGGCCTGGCTGAGCCGAGGTGTCGGCTTTGGTGTCATCGGCGTGGTGACGGGCTTGATGATTGGCCTGGTGGAGCTGGCGGCGCGCGAGGCGTGGATCAAGATGCTCACCGGCCCCCTCGCGGGGAAGGAGTTCGTGCTCTTCAAGAGCCCGACGACGGTGGGCAGCTCGCCCAAGAGCGACGTGTACCTGTTCAAGGACTCCGACGTGGAGCCTTCGCATGCCCTCATCCACGCGCTGGGCGAAGGCTATGAGCTGGAGGACAAGAAGAGCGCCTCCGGCACCTATGTGAATGGTCGGCGAGTGTCCCGGGTGCGCCTGGCGTCCGGCGACCAGGTGCGGGTGGGCAAGACGGTCTTCATGCTCCAGATGAAGGAGGGCTGA
- a CDS encoding RING finger protein: MAELQPHAADAFAGNTCGICQTGIEVGEEVGTCPACQAPFHAECWAENGGCAQYGCAHMPGTSTAEAPTAAHTYWGQEEKTCFDCGQQIKVAALRCRFCGAVFSSNQPLSSSEVVTQEQVSARRAAAGRVAVGLFVAGLMPCTAPLALLAGGVWCLNNRETIRKLPSQRRVMAWVGLGAAASSTVLMLLAALFLGS; encoded by the coding sequence GTGGCCGAGCTCCAGCCCCACGCCGCCGACGCCTTCGCGGGCAACACCTGCGGCATCTGCCAGACGGGAATCGAGGTCGGCGAAGAGGTGGGCACCTGCCCTGCCTGTCAGGCGCCCTTTCATGCCGAGTGCTGGGCGGAGAACGGCGGCTGCGCGCAGTACGGGTGTGCGCACATGCCGGGCACTTCGACGGCCGAGGCCCCGACCGCGGCGCACACCTACTGGGGACAGGAGGAGAAGACCTGCTTTGACTGTGGTCAGCAGATCAAGGTCGCGGCGCTCCGCTGTCGCTTCTGCGGCGCGGTCTTCTCGTCGAATCAACCGCTGAGCTCCAGCGAGGTGGTGACCCAGGAGCAGGTGAGCGCGCGTCGCGCGGCCGCGGGGCGGGTGGCCGTGGGACTCTTCGTCGCGGGGCTGATGCCCTGCACCGCGCCGCTGGCCCTGCTCGCGGGTGGCGTGTGGTGCCTGAACAACCGCGAGACGATTCGCAAGCTGCCGTCACAGCGCCGGGTGATGGCGTGGGTGGGGCTGGGCGCGGCGGCGAGCAGCACCGTCCTGATGCTGCTCGCGGCCCTCTTCCTGGGGAGCTGA
- a CDS encoding trypsin-like peptidase domain-containing protein, with protein MSLPEPERIRIDPDEVQRAVLPPSPRTQAARRAAPREDLPRVDPLATGALVLALIGVPLMGCLLGPIAIVCGALALSRLHGREDVRGAGLALAGLVVGVVAFVGWMGVMWWALVTPQRVLPLPAPPPVLASHAQGLMDAPPHIRRALLANVRLTCKGPEGQLGSGVSIASGEGRTLVLTNHHVAECAEGVVLRVAFHDGEEVDGRVLWRGPEGVDLVVVEARTQKDRQAEVMDLKTGAQARVGDGVFAVGNPLGFDATYTTGVLSAVRRVPLGPLEGRVLQVQAAINPGNSGGGLYSSAGALIGINTWAVERTRSEGLGFAISVDTISEVLRDADTSLRGLVRPSPEEGVSR; from the coding sequence GTGAGCCTTCCCGAGCCCGAGCGCATCCGCATCGACCCCGACGAGGTCCAGCGCGCGGTGTTGCCGCCCTCTCCCAGGACCCAGGCCGCGCGTCGGGCGGCGCCTCGCGAGGACCTGCCCCGCGTCGACCCGCTGGCGACGGGGGCCCTGGTCCTGGCGCTCATCGGCGTCCCGCTGATGGGGTGCCTCTTGGGCCCCATCGCCATCGTCTGCGGGGCCCTGGCGCTCTCGCGGCTGCATGGCCGAGAAGACGTGCGCGGGGCGGGACTCGCGCTCGCGGGACTGGTGGTGGGCGTGGTCGCGTTCGTGGGGTGGATGGGCGTGATGTGGTGGGCGCTCGTCACGCCTCAGCGAGTCCTTCCGCTCCCAGCCCCACCGCCCGTGCTCGCGTCCCACGCGCAGGGCCTCATGGATGCGCCTCCGCACATCCGGAGGGCGCTGCTCGCCAACGTGCGACTGACGTGCAAGGGGCCCGAGGGCCAGCTGGGCTCGGGGGTGAGCATCGCCAGCGGCGAGGGCCGCACGCTGGTGTTGACCAACCACCACGTGGCCGAGTGTGCCGAGGGCGTGGTCCTCCGGGTCGCCTTCCACGATGGTGAGGAGGTGGACGGGCGGGTCCTCTGGCGCGGGCCGGAGGGCGTGGACCTGGTCGTCGTCGAGGCGCGCACCCAGAAAGACCGCCAGGCCGAGGTCATGGACCTGAAGACGGGCGCGCAGGCGCGCGTGGGAGACGGCGTGTTCGCGGTGGGCAACCCCCTGGGCTTCGACGCCACGTACACCACGGGCGTGCTGTCCGCGGTGCGGCGAGTCCCCCTGGGGCCCCTCGAGGGGCGCGTCCTCCAGGTCCAGGCGGCCATCAATCCCGGCAACAGCGGAGGAGGGCTCTACTCCTCGGCCGGAGCGCTCATCGGCATCAACACCTGGGCGGTCGAGCGGACCCGCTCGGAGGGCCTGGGCTTCGCCATCAGCGTGGACACCATCTCGGAGGTCCTGCGCGACGCGGACACGTCGCTGCGAGGGCTCGTGCGACCATCACCGGAGGAAGGGGTTTCCCGATGA
- a CDS encoding ubiquitin-conjugating enzyme E2, with protein MNVRHKRLVADQRMVQKCFADHPYIRVVETSGEPPERYRLEYRVRGLVIQNDVVVPKEEHLVEVFLTLGYPRQAPQCRMLSPVFHPNIAPHAICIGDHWSAGESLAALIVRIGELITFQSYNIKSPLNGAAARWAEEHMDQLPIQRDDLSAPMEDLQAPPPPARDPSST; from the coding sequence ATGAACGTGAGACACAAGCGGCTGGTCGCCGACCAGCGCATGGTCCAGAAGTGCTTCGCGGACCATCCCTACATTCGCGTGGTGGAGACCTCCGGAGAGCCTCCCGAGCGCTACCGGCTCGAGTACCGCGTCCGCGGGCTGGTGATACAGAACGACGTGGTGGTTCCCAAGGAGGAGCACCTCGTGGAGGTCTTCCTCACGCTGGGCTATCCGCGACAGGCCCCTCAGTGTCGGATGCTCTCCCCGGTGTTCCATCCCAACATCGCGCCCCACGCCATCTGCATCGGCGACCACTGGAGCGCGGGGGAGTCCCTCGCGGCGCTCATCGTGCGCATCGGGGAGCTCATCACCTTCCAGAGCTACAACATCAAGAGTCCCCTCAACGGCGCGGCGGCCCGGTGGGCCGAGGAGCACATGGACCAGCTGCCCATCCAGCGCGACGACCTCTCCGCGCCCATGGAGGACCTCCAAGCGCCGCCGCCTCCCGCGCGCGACCCCTCGTCGACCTGA
- a CDS encoding AraC family transcriptional regulator — MTKTSSSGVPSLSARMARQALRIASKLGLPVEELLQRASGLRLSDLDDPELRVPYAVLDDLLEQMEALSGDANLGLHLARVDVVDLDDPATFVVLTSATLRDSMERGCRYQRVWGDGERFRMEDTERGVRMRFTPVGTWRPAHRHLVEAALSQFATGVRAFTGEDVPPLRVRFTHAAPVDLREHEALFQCPLEFGAPFNDIEFSREDEQRPFIHADALLHRMFERLAQRELERLPEVRTTADRVREQVRQALSGGDASFGAVARALRVPTRTLQRRLAEEGQSYAAIVDALRRELSGIYLRRRMSIAEVSFLLGYAEPAAFHRAFKRWWGMSPERYRRELLPGSP, encoded by the coding sequence GTGACGAAGACGTCCTCGAGTGGCGTGCCGTCGCTCTCCGCGCGCATGGCGCGTCAGGCGCTGCGCATCGCGAGCAAGCTGGGGCTGCCCGTGGAGGAGTTGCTCCAGCGCGCCTCGGGGCTGCGCCTGTCGGACCTGGATGACCCCGAGCTGCGCGTTCCCTACGCCGTCCTCGATGACCTGCTCGAGCAGATGGAGGCGCTGTCCGGCGACGCGAACCTGGGGCTGCACCTGGCCCGCGTGGACGTGGTGGACCTGGATGACCCGGCGACCTTCGTGGTCCTCACCAGCGCCACGCTGCGGGACTCGATGGAGCGAGGGTGCCGGTATCAGCGCGTCTGGGGGGATGGGGAGCGCTTCCGGATGGAGGACACCGAGCGAGGCGTCCGGATGCGCTTCACGCCCGTGGGGACGTGGCGCCCGGCGCACCGGCACCTGGTGGAGGCCGCGCTGAGCCAGTTCGCCACGGGCGTGCGAGCCTTCACGGGCGAGGACGTGCCCCCGCTGCGGGTGCGCTTCACGCACGCGGCGCCCGTGGACCTGCGGGAGCACGAGGCGCTGTTCCAGTGTCCCCTGGAGTTCGGCGCGCCCTTCAACGACATCGAGTTCTCGCGAGAGGACGAGCAGCGCCCCTTCATCCACGCGGACGCGCTGCTGCACCGCATGTTCGAGCGGCTGGCGCAGCGGGAGCTGGAGCGGCTCCCCGAGGTGCGGACCACCGCGGACCGGGTGCGCGAGCAGGTGCGGCAGGCGCTCTCGGGCGGAGATGCGTCGTTCGGGGCCGTGGCGCGGGCGCTGCGTGTCCCGACGCGGACGCTCCAGCGCCGGCTCGCGGAGGAGGGTCAGTCCTATGCGGCCATCGTGGATGCCCTGCGCCGCGAGCTCTCCGGCATCTACCTGCGACGGAGGATGTCCATCGCGGAGGTGTCCTTCCTGCTGGGCTACGCGGAGCCCGCCGCGTTCCACCGCGCCTTCAAGCGGTGGTGGGGCATGAGCCCGGAGCGCTACCGCCGCGAGCTCCTGCCCGGCTCACCGTGA